In the Theobroma cacao cultivar B97-61/B2 chromosome 1, Criollo_cocoa_genome_V2, whole genome shotgun sequence genome, one interval contains:
- the LOC18611400 gene encoding cysteine-rich and transmembrane domain-containing protein A produces the protein MSDPKYAYPYPAQGYYQGPPVMAPPQYAAPPPKRGPGFLEGCLAALCCCCLIDECCCDPSIIFVS, from the exons ATGAGCGACCCCAAGTATGCTTATCCCTACCCTGCTCAAG GTTATTATCAAGGGCCCCCAGTGATGGCACCACCACAATATGCTGCTCCACCACCAAAGAGAGGGCCTGGTTTCCTTGAGGGCTG TCTTGCAGCTTTGTGTTGCTGCTGTCTTATTGACGAGTGTTGCTGTGATCCCTCCATCATCTTTGTGAGCTGA
- the LOC18611401 gene encoding glycine-rich domain-containing protein 2, which yields MELEKEQELEWIEAQKTEISLDLVAAAKKQLEFLAAVDRNRWLYDGPTLQRAIYRYNAYWLPLLAKYHKEEFSEGPLVVPLDCEWIWHCHRLNPVRYKSDCEELYGRILDNSNVVSSLQCTCKRQTEEIWSRLYPDEPYDFDLTKALSENASQTLSGLEKHTKYDLISAVKRQSPFFYQVSRAHMHNDIFIEGAVARYKGFLHLIKRNRERSIKRFCVPTYDIDLIWHTHQLHPVSYCKDLNKAVGKILEHDDTDSDRTKGKKLDVGFSGTTKQWEETFGIRYWKAGAMYRGSYPSPLTAIPCMPDTLSKEVDATNACQKIIKLPEMKVVEVLLEFVGVKNLPDEKKGNLFVLFSKTQPDVFFKAKQKLTILSKSGQKQVASFQCEPNGELLFELVSHSASNLPGTKTCKTLGTASLSLREFLVPVSKLAVEKWLDLMPSSGNGSSKPIGLRVAVSFTVPAIAPHMLHMVRSRPFSKGSCFQLPLAGRVQAGKGCTRVIDETQAEVIRLQMSESGKAKMKGNCLSRKQVIGTTKHGETHALAEFVGTRWSLMDSQWVLQHSEEVSEHGHLFDLKGNRMVKVFLGRKLDYEPKHCEKKRNEGDFMTAVEFSAEHPYGTAVALLDLKSGCLKAKEKWFVLPGLISAFILSHILKKKGHIGLTIDVKNTKEVDSATEVENDHVNLTASIETEVNLDGDVTLENAMIPKKDSCNGDYGGEKGNEVKSGGCGGCGAECGNMVKSGGYGGCGAGCSGGCGSGCGGGCGSMVNSSGCGAGCGGGCGSRVNSSGCGGCGGRGAGCGSRVKSTGCGGCSLSCGDDIDGGEPGNLLISNGCEKPIYMEEAVKA from the exons ATGGAATTGGAGAAAGAGCAAGAATTGGAATGGATTGAAGCACAAAAGACAGAGATAAGTCTGGACCTTGTGGCTGCAGCCAAGAAGCAGCTTGAGTTTCTTGCAGCTGTAGATAGGAATCGTTGGCTCTATGATGGTCCTACTCTCCAAAGAGCCATTTACAG GTACAATGCTTACTGGCTTCCCTTACTTGCCAAATATCATAAGGAAGAGTTTTCGGAAGGGCCTCTGGTTGTTCCTCTGGATTGTGAATGGATTTGGCATTGTCACAGGCTCAATCCG GTTCGTTACAAGTCAGACTGTGAGGAACTTTATGGGAGGATCCTTGACAACTCTAATGTTGTATCTTCTCTTCAATGCACATGTAAAAGGCAAACTGAAGAAATTTGGAGTAGACTTTATCCAGATGAACCTTATGACTTTGACTTGACCAAAGCATTATCTGAAAATGCCTCTCAAACACTCTCTGGACTTGAAAAACACACTAAATATGATCTAATTTCGGCTGTTAAAAGGCAGAGTCCTTTCTTTTATCAG GTGTCTAGAGCCCATATGCACAATGACATCTTTATTGAAGGAGCTGTTGCCAGATATAAGGGTTTCTTGCATCTAATCAAGAGAAATCGAGAGAGGTCCATAAAGCGCTTCTGTGTTCCAACTTATGACATTGACCTTATCTGGCATACCCACCAGTTGCATCCTGTCTCTTACTGCAAAGATTTGAATAAAGCTGTTGGCAAGATATTGGAGCATGATGATACAGACTCAGACAGAACTAAAGGGAAGAAGCTTGATGTTGGGTTTTCTGGGACTACTAAACAGTGGGAAGAGACATTTGGCATAAGGTACTGGAAGGCAGGGGCCATGTATAGAGGGAGTTATCCATCTCCTCTCACAGCGATTCCTTGCATGCCTGATACATTGAGTAAGGAAGTAGATGCCACAAATGCTTGTCAGAAAATTATTAAGCTTCCTGAGATGAAGGTTGTTGAG GTCCTTTTGGAGTTTGTAGGAGTTAAGAACTTACCAGATGAGAAAAAGGGAAACCTCTTTGTGTTGTTTAGTAAAACTCAACCTGATGTGTTCTTTAAAGCTAAGCAGAAACTGACTATCTTATCTAAGTCGGGGCAGAAACAGGTTGCTTCATTTCAGTGTGAACCTAATGGCGAACTGCTCTTCGAACTTGTATCACATTCAGCTTCCAACTTACCAGGAACAAAGACATGTAAAACTTTAGGTACTGCTTCACTCTCTTTAAGAGAGTTTCTGGTTCCAGTTTCTAAACTTGCTGTGGAGAAATGGTTAGACTTGATGCCCAGTTCTGGAAATGGATCTTCAAAACCAATTGGCCTACGAGTCGCTGTTTCATTTACAGTACCTGCCATAGCACCACACATGCTTCACATGGTTCGATCCCGCCCTTTTTCAAAAGGTTCTTGTTTTCAGCTCCCTTTAGCAGGAAGGGTCCAAGCTGGTAAGGGTTGCACACGTGTCATTGATGAAACTCAAGCTGAGGTGATAAGACTCCAAATGAG TGAATCTGGAAAGGCAAAGATGAAAGGAAACTGTCTTTCAAGGAAGCAAGTAATTGGTACCACAAAGCATGGTGAAACACATGCTCTGGCAGAGTTTGTTGGGACTCGTTGGTCTTTAATGGATTCTCAATGGGTCCTTCAGCATTCAGAAGAAGTCAGTGAACATGGTCATCTCTTTGATCTCAAAGGCAATAGGATG GTAAAAGTTTTTCTTGGCAGAAAACTGGATTATGAACCCAAACATTGTGAGAAGAAGAGAAATGAAGGTGACTTTATGACTGCTGTTGAGTTTTCTGCAGAACATCCATATGGAACGGCCGTTGCATTGCTTGACTTGAAATCTGGATGTCTGAAG GCAAAGGAGAAATGGTTTGTTTTGCCTGGATTGATATCAGCTTTTATACTTTCTCAcattttgaagaagaaaggacATATTGGCTTGACCATTGATGTCAAAAATACAAAAGAGGTAGATAGTGCAACAGAAGTTGAGAATGACCATGTCAACCTGACCGCCTCCATAGAAACTGAAGTCAATTTAGATGGTGATGTGACCTTAGAAAATGCAATGATACCCAAAAAAGATTCATGCAATGGGGACTATGGAGGTGAGAAAGGAAACGAAGTGAAGAGTGGTGGCTGTGGTGGTTGTGGTGCTGAATGTGGTAACATGGTGAAGAGTGGTGGCTATGGTGGTTGCGGTGCTGGATGCAGTGGTGGGTGTGGGAGTGGATGCGGTGGTGGTTGTGGAAGCATGGTGAACAGCAGTGGCTGTGGTGCTGGCTGTGGAGGGGGTTGTGGGAGCAGGGTGAATAGCAGTGGTTGTGGTGGCTGTGGCGGACGTGGTGCTGGTTGTGGAAGCAGGGTCAAGAGCACTGGGTGTGGTGGGTGTAGCCTTAGTTGTGGCGATGATATAGATGGTGGTGAACCCGGAAATTTGCTGATAAGCAATGGATGTGAAAAGCCCATATACATGGAAGAGGCTGTAAAAGCTTAA
- the LOC18611402 gene encoding heat shock 70 kDa protein, mitochondrial — MAASVLRRALQRRELHAASLSACRSLTGNAKTSLASSPLVRWASLARPFSSRPVGNEVIGIDLGTTNSCVSVMEGKNPRVIENAEGARTTPSVVAFNQQGELIVGTPAKRQAVTNPTNTFFGTKRLIGRRFDDPQTQKEMKMVPYKIVRAPNGDAWLEANGKTYSASQIGAFVLTKMKETAEAYLGKTVTKAVITVPAYFNDAQRQATKDAGRIAGLDVERIINEPTAAALSYGMNNKEGIIAVFDLGGGTFDVSILEISNGVFEVKATNGDTFLGGEDFDNALLEYLVSEFKRTDNIDLSKDRLALQRLREAAEKAKIELSSTSQTEINLPFITADASGAKHLNITLTRSKFEGLVSSLIERTRIPCKNCLKDAGISINDVDEVLLVGGMTRVPRVQETVAEIFGKSPSKGVNPDEAVAMGAAIQGGILRGDVKELLLLDVTPLSLGIETLGGIFTRLINRNTTIPSKKSQVFSTAADNQTQVGIKVLQGERHMAADNKLLGEFDLVGIPPAPRGMPQIEVAFDIDANGIVTVSAKDKATGKEQQITIRSSGGLSEDEIEKMVKEAELHAQRDEERKTLIDLRNSADTTVYSVEKSLNEYRDKIPSEIASEIESAVADLRKAMAGDNIDEIKAKMDAANKAVSKIGEHMSKGSGSAGGSSGGSQGEDQAPEAEYQEARK, encoded by the exons ATGGCTGCTTCAGTTCTTCGTCGTGCTTTACAACGCCGTGAGCTTCATGCTGCTTCTCTCTCTGCTTGCAGATCG TTGACTGGAAATGCAAAGACATCATTGGCTAGCTCTCCATTAGTCAGATGGGCATCCTTGGCGAGACCCTTCAG CTCACGACCTGTTGGTAATGAGGTTATCGGTATTGACTTGGGTACAACCAATTCATGTGTATCGGTGATGGAGGGAAAG AACCCTAGAGTAATTGAGAATGCTGAAGGAGCTCGAACCACGCCATCAGTGGTTGCCTTCAACCAGCAGGGGGAGCTAATTGTTGGAACCCCAGCCAAGCGTCAGGCTGTGACCAACCCAACAAACACATTTTTTGGAACCAAACGTCTGATAGGGAGACGTTTTGATGATCCCCAGACacagaaagaaatgaagatgGTACCATACAAGATTGTTAGAGCTCCCAATGGGGATGCCTGGCTTGAAGCCAATGGAAAAACTTATTCTGCGAGCCAGATTGGTGCATTCGTTCTAACAAAGATGAAGGAAACTGCAGAGGCGTACCTTGGTAAAACAGTGACCAAAGCTGTCATAACTGTTCCTGCTTATTTTAATGATGCACAAAGACAAGCCACCAAGGATGCTGGGCGGATTGCTGGGTTAGATGTTGAAAGGATTATCAATGAACCAACTGCTGCTGCGCTTTCCTATGGGATGAATAACAAAGAAGGTATCATAGCAGTATTTGACCTTGGAGGTGGAACTTTTGATGTTTCTATATTAGAAATTTCTAATGGTGTTTTCGAG GTAAAAGCAACCAATGGAGACACCTTCTTGGGTGGAGAGGACTTTGACAATGCACTATTAGAATACTTGGTGAGTGAGTTCAAGAGAACTGATAACATTGATCTCTCAAAGGACAGGCTTGCCCTGCAAAGGCTTCGGGAAGCAGCTGAAAAGGCTAAGATTGAACTTTCATCTACATCCCAAACTGAAATCAACCTTCCATTTATAACTGCTGATGCATCTGGAgcaaaacatttaaatataacTCTAACCAGATCCAAGTTTGAGGGTCTGGTGAGCAGCTTAATTGAGAGAACTAGAATTCCATGTAAGAATTGTTTGAAGGATGCTGGGATATCCATCAATGATGTAGATGAAGTATTGCTTGTTGGTGGAATGACTCGTGTCCCCAGGGTGCAAGAAACTGTTGCAGAAATTTTCGGCAAGTCTCCAAGCAAAGGGGTTAATCCTGATGAGGCAGTTGCAATGGGAGCTGCTATTCAAGGTGGTATCCTTCGAGGTGATGTTAAGGAGTTGCTTCTGTTGGATGTAACTCCTTTGTCACTTGGTATTGAAACACTTGGAGGAATTTTTACTAGGTTGATCAACAGAAATACGACTATTCCTTCAAAAAAATCACAG GTTTTCTCTACTGCAGCAGACAACCAGACTCAGGTTGGAATTAAAGTTCTTCAAGGTGAACGTCACATGGCTGCTGACAATAAGCTTTTGGGTGAGTTTGATCTTGTTGGTATTCCACCTGCACCTAGAGGCATGCCACAAATTGAAGTCGCATTCGACATTGACGCCAATGGAATTGTAACTGTTTCTGCTAAGGATAAGGCAACAGGAAAAGAACAGCAGATCACAATCCGATCATCTGGAGGTCTTTCCGAGGATGAGATTGAGAAGATGGTGAAAGAGGCTGAGTTGCATGCTCAGAGAGATGAGGAGAGAAAAACTTTGATTGACTTGAGAAATAGTGCTGACACAACCGTATACAGTGTTGAGAAGAGCTTGAATGAATACAGAGACAAGATTCCCAGTGAGATTGCATCAGAGATAGAGTCTGCTGTGGCGGATTTGAGGAAAGCAATGGCTGGGGACAATATAGATGAAATCAAGGCCAAAATGGACGCTGCAAATAAGGCTGTTTCAAAGATTGGTGAGCACATGAGTAAGGGTTCTGGTAGTGCTGGCGGTTCCTCTGGAGGGTCCCAGGGTGAGGATCAGGCCCCAGAAGCAGAATATCAGGAGGCCAGGAAATAA
- the LOC18611403 gene encoding uncharacterized protein At4g37920, chloroplastic isoform X1, with protein sequence MSSLLGLEVSIPTNNNTLLFSFNYKLPPTTFKIPLLSSPSHLPCKLEPRKRKRKQSHSFPPSKNLLFNPSLQASGIANAQVEDQVEVEVSEGYTVTQICDKIIDVFLNEKPRVKEWKRYLILREEWNKYRETFYNQCRTRADKEIDPTMKQKFISLESKVKKIDDEMERHSELLKEIQDSPTDINAIITRRRKDFTDEFFRYLALVSETYDGLEDRDGVARLAARCLSAVGAYDKTLEAVENLDAAQAKFDDILNSPSVDVACEKIKSLAKAKELDSSLILLINSAWASAKESTTMKNEVKDIMYRLYKATKSSLKSIAPKEIKLLKHLLNITDPEERFSALATAFSPGDEHEAKDPNALYTSTPKELNKWIKILLDAYFLNKEETDIKEAKNMTQPMVIQRLFILKETIEEEYLDQRTTATEHSEDKTELEEF encoded by the exons ATGAGCAGTCTTTTGGGACTTGAAGTATCAATCCCCACCAACAATAACACTCTCTTATTCTCTTTCAATTACAAACTACCCCCAACAACCTTCAAAATCCCTCTTTTATCTTCTCCCTCTCATTTACCCTGCAAACTCGAgccaagaaagagaaaaagaaagcaaagccACAGCTTCCCTCCCTCCAAAAATCTACTTTTTAATCCCA GTCTTCAAGCAAGTGGTATAGCTAATGCTCAGGTTGAAGATCAAGTAGAGGTTGAAGTTTCAGAAGGTTATACGGTAACCCAAATTTGTGATAAAATAATCGATGTCTTTTTGAATGAGAAACCCAGAGTAAAAGAATGGAAAAGGTACCTGATACTAAGGGAAGAGTGGAATAAGTATCGGGAAACTTTCTATAATCAATGTCGAACCCGGGCTGACAAGGAGATTGACCCAACTATGAAGCAAAAGTTCATTTCTCTGGAAAGCAAGGTGAAGAAG ATTGATGATGAAATGGAAAGACACAGTGAACTTCTCAAGGAGATACAAGATAGCCCCACAGATATAAATGCTATTATTACAAGGCGACGTAAAGACTTCACGGATGAATTTTTCCGCTACCTCGCTCTGGTTTCAGAAACCTATGATGGTCTGGAGGACCGTGATG GTGTAGCTAGACTGGCCGCAAGATGCTTGTCTGCAGTTGGTGCTTATGATAAGACACTGGAGGCTGTGGAGAATTTAGATGCTGCCCAGGCAAAATTTGATGATATACTAAATTCTCCTTCTGTGGATGTAGCATGTGAAAAGATCAAAAGCCTTGCCAAGGCAAAGGAACTTGACTCTTCATTGATTCTATTGATAAATAGTGCTTGGGCTTCAGCAAAGGAGTCCACAACTATGAAGAACGAG GTTAAAGACATCATGTATCGCTTATACAAAGCCACAAAGAGCAGTCTTAAGAGTATTGCACCAAAAGAGATAAAGTTGCTCAAACATCTGCTAAACATCACAGACCCTGAAGAGCGATTTTCTGCATTAGCAACAGCTTTCTCTCCAGGGGACGAACATGAAGCCAAGGATCCTAATGCTTTATACAC CAGTACTCCAAAAGAGCTGAATAAGTGGATTAAGATCTTGCTGGATGCGTACTTTCTGAATAAGGAGGAGACTGACATCAAAGAAGCTAAAAACATGACTCAACCTATGGTTATACAAAGGCTGTTCATCCTCAAGGAAACAATTGAAGAAGAGTACTTGGATCAAAGGACAACAGCAACAGAGCATTCAGAGGATAAAACTGAATTGGAAGAGTTCTAA
- the LOC18611403 gene encoding uncharacterized protein At4g37920, chloroplastic isoform X2, whose product MSSLLGLEVSIPTNNNTLLFSFNYKLPPTTFKIPLLSSPSHLPCKLEPRKRKRKQSHSFPPSKNLLFNPSLQASGIANAQVEDQVEVEVSEGYTVTQICDKIIDVFLNEKPRVKEWKRYLILREEWNKYRETFYNQCRTRADKEIDPTMKQKFISLESKVKKIDDEMERHSELLKEIQDSPTDINAIITRRRKDFTDEFFRYLALVSETYDGLEDRDGVARLAARCLSAVGAYDKTLEAVENLDAAQAKFDDILNSPSVDVACEKIKSLAKAKELDSSLILLINSAWASAKESTTMKNEVKDIMYRLYKATKSSLKSIAPKEIKLLKHLLNITDPEERFSALATAFSPGDEHEAKDPNALYTTPKELNKWIKILLDAYFLNKEETDIKEAKNMTQPMVIQRLFILKETIEEEYLDQRTTATEHSEDKTELEEF is encoded by the exons ATGAGCAGTCTTTTGGGACTTGAAGTATCAATCCCCACCAACAATAACACTCTCTTATTCTCTTTCAATTACAAACTACCCCCAACAACCTTCAAAATCCCTCTTTTATCTTCTCCCTCTCATTTACCCTGCAAACTCGAgccaagaaagagaaaaagaaagcaaagccACAGCTTCCCTCCCTCCAAAAATCTACTTTTTAATCCCA GTCTTCAAGCAAGTGGTATAGCTAATGCTCAGGTTGAAGATCAAGTAGAGGTTGAAGTTTCAGAAGGTTATACGGTAACCCAAATTTGTGATAAAATAATCGATGTCTTTTTGAATGAGAAACCCAGAGTAAAAGAATGGAAAAGGTACCTGATACTAAGGGAAGAGTGGAATAAGTATCGGGAAACTTTCTATAATCAATGTCGAACCCGGGCTGACAAGGAGATTGACCCAACTATGAAGCAAAAGTTCATTTCTCTGGAAAGCAAGGTGAAGAAG ATTGATGATGAAATGGAAAGACACAGTGAACTTCTCAAGGAGATACAAGATAGCCCCACAGATATAAATGCTATTATTACAAGGCGACGTAAAGACTTCACGGATGAATTTTTCCGCTACCTCGCTCTGGTTTCAGAAACCTATGATGGTCTGGAGGACCGTGATG GTGTAGCTAGACTGGCCGCAAGATGCTTGTCTGCAGTTGGTGCTTATGATAAGACACTGGAGGCTGTGGAGAATTTAGATGCTGCCCAGGCAAAATTTGATGATATACTAAATTCTCCTTCTGTGGATGTAGCATGTGAAAAGATCAAAAGCCTTGCCAAGGCAAAGGAACTTGACTCTTCATTGATTCTATTGATAAATAGTGCTTGGGCTTCAGCAAAGGAGTCCACAACTATGAAGAACGAG GTTAAAGACATCATGTATCGCTTATACAAAGCCACAAAGAGCAGTCTTAAGAGTATTGCACCAAAAGAGATAAAGTTGCTCAAACATCTGCTAAACATCACAGACCCTGAAGAGCGATTTTCTGCATTAGCAACAGCTTTCTCTCCAGGGGACGAACATGAAGCCAAGGATCCTAATGCTTTATACAC TACTCCAAAAGAGCTGAATAAGTGGATTAAGATCTTGCTGGATGCGTACTTTCTGAATAAGGAGGAGACTGACATCAAAGAAGCTAAAAACATGACTCAACCTATGGTTATACAAAGGCTGTTCATCCTCAAGGAAACAATTGAAGAAGAGTACTTGGATCAAAGGACAACAGCAACAGAGCATTCAGAGGATAAAACTGAATTGGAAGAGTTCTAA
- the LOC18611404 gene encoding ABC transporter G family member 6: MAHRNGHARDTVIDIGNKPVTLTGGLEYSGLTYTVIKKKKLEGKWLSQEVDLLHKITGYAPKGCITAVMGPSGAGKSTFLDGLAGRIASGSLKGRVSLDGMAMSPSLIKRTSAYIMQDDRLFPMLTVYETLMFAADFRLGPISRVEKRQRVEKLIHQLGLTSSWNTYIGDAGTRGVSGGERRRVSIGVDIIHGPSLLFLDEPTSGLDSTSAYSVIEKVRDIARSGSTVILTIHQPSSRIQLLLDHLIVLARGQLMYQGSPQDVTLHLNRMGRRVPKGENAIEFLIDVIQEYDQSELGVEAVAEFARTGLRPPPLTEEEMSVSTAAPTPPPANRGRRHQMEGRGDERKNDGRLPLQANAHSANDFDHSVRSPYNNTSMSWSASHSGLVHQLRFTPTRQRTDKKSPNPMSSSPGYYTSSSDILPGTPTPHSSDYTVNEDDYLTPDHAAKKISVQHLSPKFANSFFSETWILMRRNFKNIRRTPELFLSRLVVLTVMGLMMATMFMKPKINLQGITNRLSFFIFTVCLFFFSSNDAVPAFIQERFIFVRETSHNAYRASAYTIAGLITYLPFLALQAAVYACIVWKALELRGPFYYFFIVLYVSLLSTNSFVMFVSSVVPNYILGYAAVIAFTALFFLFCGYFLNSHDIPGYWKWMNKISTMTYPYEGLLMNQYQTPQIFGFDPQQRPVTGFGILNSLAISTEEFKKWENVLIMLGWAAFYRICFYIILRFGSKNQRT; encoded by the exons ATGGCTCATAGAAACGGTCATGCCCGTGATACAGTGATTGATATAGGGAACAAGCCGGTGACTTTGACTGGAGGGCTTGAGTATTCTGGCCTTACTTACACTGtgataaagaagaagaagctagaAGGGAAATGGTTGAGCCAGGAAGTGGACTTGTTGCATAAGATTACCGGATATGCACCGAAAGGGTGCATCACTGCAGTCATGGGGCCTAGTGGTGCTGGCAAATCTACTTTCCTGGATGGTTTGGCAGGGCGTATTGCTAGTGGAAGCCTTAAGGGTAGGGTGTCTTTGGATGGAATGGCAATGAGCCCAAGTTTGATTAAAAGGACTTCAGCTTATATAATGCAAGATGATAGGTTGTTCCCAATGCTTACTGTTTACGAGACATTGATGTTTGCTGCTGATTTTCGACTTGGACCAATCTCAAGAGTGGAAAAGAGGCAACGTGTGGAGAAGTTGATTCACCAGCTTGGACTGACA TCCTCCTGGAACACGTACATAGGCGATGCTGGGACTAGAGGAGTCTCGGGTGGTGAGCGCCGTAGAGTTTCGATTGGTGTTGACATAATTCATGGACCATCCTTGCTCTTCTTAGATGAGCCAACTTCTGGTCTAGACTCCACTAGTGCTTATAGTGTAATTGAAAAGGTGCGGGACATTGCGCGCTCTGGTAGTACTGTCATCCTCACGATTCACCAACCCTCATCCAGAATCCAGCTGCTCCTTGATCATCTCATTGTCCTTGCTCGCGGCCAGCTCATGTATCAAGGATCACCACAAGATGTCACTCTACATCTCAATCGGATGGGGAGAAGGGTCCCCAAGGGTGAAAATGCAATAGAGTTCCTTATTGATGTGATTCAAGAATATGATCAATCTGAACTTGGAGTTGAAGCAGTTGCTGAATTTGCGAGAACTGGCCTAAGACCACCCCCACTGACTGAAGAGGAAATGTCTGTTTCAACGGCAGCCCCAACACCACCCCCAGCTAATCGTGGCCGCCGCCATCAGATGGAAGGGCGCGGTGAcgaaaggaaaaatgacgGGCGCCTTCCCTTGCAAGCAAATGCACATTCGGCTAATGATTTTGATCATAGTGTGAGGAGCCCTTACAATAATACATCAATGTCATGGAGTGCTAGCCACAGTGGATTAGTGCACCAACTCAGATTCACCCCTACCAGGCAACGTACTGATAAAAAATCTCCAAATCCAATGAG TTCATCCCCTGGCTACTACACATCCTCAAGTGATATCCTTCCAGGGACGCCAACACCTCACAGCAGTGACTATACTGTGAATGAAGATGATTACCTGACTCCGGATCATGCTGCTAAAAAGATCTCAGTACAGCACCTAAGTCCCAAATTTGCAAATTCCTTTTTCTCAGAGACTTGGATTCTCATGCGCCGAAACTTCAAGAACATCAGGCGTACACCTGAGCTTTTTCTCTCCAGACTTGTAGTCCTCACTGTCATGGGCCTCATGATGGCCACAATGTTCATGAAGCCCAAAATCAACCTGCAAGGCATCACCAATCGCCTTAGCTTTTTTATCTTCACTGTCtgtctcttcttcttctcttccaaTGATGCCGTGCCAGCTTTCATCCAAGAGCGCTTTATTTTTGTTCGTGAAACTTCCCATAATGCCTATAGAGCCTCTGCTTACACCATAGCTGGCCTGATCACATACCTTCCTTTTCTAGCACTACAAGCTGCTGTCTATGCTTGTATTGTTTGGAAAGCTTTGGAGCTTCGGGGGCCATTCTACTATTTCTTCATCGTTCTCTATGTCTCCCTTCTTTCAACCAATtcatttgtgatgtttgtgagcTCAGTGGTGCCAAATTATATATTAGGTTATGCAGCAGTCATTGCTTTCACCGCactctttttcttgttctgtGGCTACTTCTTAAACAGCCATGACATTCCAGGGTACTGGAAATGGATGAACAAGATTTCCACTATGACATATCCATACGAAGGGCTCTTGATGAACCAGTATCAGACTCCTCAAATTTTCGGATTTGATCCTCAGCAGAGACCTGTGACAGGATTCGGAATCTTAAATTCACTCGCAATTAGCACTGAGGAATTCAAGAAGTGGGAAAATGTTCTTATAATGTTAGGTTGGGCTGCTTTTTATAGGATTTGTTTCTATATAATCCTTCGTTTTGGATCAAAGAACCAGAGGACATAG